A single region of the Bifidobacterium asteroides DSM 20089 genome encodes:
- the priA gene encoding bifunctional 1-(5-phosphoribosyl)-5-((5-phosphoribosylamino)methylideneamino)imidazole-4-carboxamide isomerase/phosphoribosylanthranilate isomerase PriA, producing the protein MLTLLPAVDVRDGKAVRLKQGVSGSEKVYGEPADAAKAWVDQGAEWLHLVDLDAAFGTGDNRDKLAALVNELGDRVKVELSGGIRDDASLEAALDAGATRVNIGTAALENPEWTSRVLNRYGQRVCVGLDVRGDTLAARGWTRQGGDLFEAMDRLDRDGCSRYVVTDVTRDGMMTGPNLDLLGQVADRTPAKVTASGGISSLDDLSRILDLADRGVDSAILGKSLYEGAFTLEQALDLVSGHC; encoded by the coding sequence ATGCTGACGCTCCTACCCGCTGTCGATGTCCGCGACGGAAAGGCGGTCCGCCTGAAGCAAGGGGTCTCCGGCTCCGAGAAGGTCTACGGGGAACCTGCCGATGCAGCCAAGGCCTGGGTCGACCAGGGTGCCGAGTGGCTCCACCTGGTCGATCTGGATGCGGCCTTCGGCACGGGCGACAACCGCGACAAGCTGGCCGCCCTGGTCAACGAGCTGGGGGATCGCGTCAAGGTGGAGCTCAGTGGCGGTATCCGCGACGACGCCAGTCTGGAGGCGGCCCTGGATGCCGGCGCCACCCGGGTCAACATCGGTACGGCGGCCCTGGAAAACCCGGAATGGACAAGCCGGGTCCTGAATCGCTACGGGCAGAGGGTTTGCGTGGGTCTGGATGTGCGCGGAGACACCCTGGCCGCCCGGGGCTGGACCAGACAGGGCGGGGATCTTTTCGAGGCCATGGATCGGCTGGACCGGGACGGTTGCAGCCGGTATGTGGTCACCGATGTGACACGCGACGGGATGATGACCGGTCCCAACCTGGATCTGCTGGGACAGGTGGCTGACCGGACTCCGGCCAAGGTGACCGCCTCGGGAGGTATATCCAGCCTGGATGACCTGAGCCGGATCCTGGATCTGGCCGATCGGGGCGTGGACAGCGCCATCCTGGGCAAGTCCCTCTATGAGGGGGCCTTCACCCTGGAGCAGGCGCTGGACCTGGTCTCGGGGCATTGTTAA
- the glnA gene encoding type I glutamate--ammonia ligase, producing MDKQEEFALRTVEERDVRFIRLWFTDVLGTLKSVAIAPTELEVAFEEGLGFDGSAIEGMTRVSEDDMIVKPDPSTFQILPWRGGPQGTARIFCDVLTPDGEPSSGDPRHVLKRALAKAKEKGFIFYTHPEIEFYLFENQDDWSQVPTPIDEGGYFDHVPRSPGMDFRRACVNMLEQMGISVEYSHHEAGPGQNEIDLRYADALTTSDNIMTFRTVVKEISLERGIYASFMPKPFTDQPGSGMHTHLSLFEGDTNAFYEVGQEFNMSQTARQFAAGILAHAAEICAVTDQYVNSYKRLWGGAEAPSYVCWGHNNRSALLRIPQYKPGKGNSARMEFRGLDPGANPYLAYSVLLAAGLDGIEQKMTLGEPTSDDVWELTDAERQAMGIEPLPDSLDAALKVMEKSDFVAQVLGEQTFEYFLRNKHREWAGYSRQVTPYELAYYLPRL from the coding sequence ATGGATAAGCAAGAGGAGTTCGCGCTGCGCACTGTCGAGGAGCGCGATGTCCGGTTCATTCGTCTCTGGTTCACCGACGTCTTGGGCACCCTGAAGTCGGTGGCCATAGCGCCCACCGAGTTGGAGGTCGCCTTCGAGGAGGGGCTGGGCTTCGACGGCTCGGCCATCGAGGGCATGACCAGGGTCTCCGAGGACGATATGATCGTCAAGCCCGACCCGTCCACCTTCCAGATTCTTCCCTGGAGGGGCGGACCTCAGGGCACAGCACGGATCTTCTGCGACGTGCTCACCCCGGATGGCGAGCCCAGTAGCGGCGATCCCCGGCATGTGCTCAAGAGGGCCTTGGCCAAGGCCAAGGAGAAGGGCTTCATCTTCTATACCCATCCGGAGATCGAGTTCTATCTGTTTGAGAACCAGGACGACTGGTCCCAGGTCCCGACCCCCATCGACGAGGGCGGCTACTTCGACCACGTGCCCCGCAGCCCGGGGATGGACTTCCGCCGGGCCTGCGTCAACATGCTGGAGCAGATGGGCATCTCGGTGGAGTACTCCCACCACGAGGCCGGGCCTGGACAGAACGAGATCGACCTGCGCTATGCCGATGCCCTGACCACCTCCGACAACATCATGACCTTCCGGACCGTGGTCAAGGAGATCTCACTGGAGCGTGGAATCTATGCCAGCTTCATGCCCAAGCCCTTCACCGACCAGCCGGGATCGGGCATGCACACCCATCTGAGCCTGTTCGAAGGGGACACCAACGCCTTCTACGAGGTGGGCCAGGAGTTCAACATGTCCCAGACGGCCCGGCAGTTCGCCGCCGGCATACTGGCACATGCGGCCGAGATCTGCGCGGTGACCGACCAGTACGTCAACTCCTACAAGCGTCTCTGGGGCGGGGCCGAGGCGCCCAGCTACGTCTGCTGGGGGCACAACAACCGGTCCGCCCTCCTGCGCATACCCCAGTACAAGCCCGGTAAGGGCAACTCGGCCAGGATGGAGTTCCGCGGGCTGGATCCGGGAGCCAACCCCTACCTGGCCTACTCGGTGCTGCTGGCTGCGGGCCTGGACGGGATCGAGCAGAAGATGACCCTGGGCGAGCCCACCAGCGACGACGTCTGGGAGCTGACCGACGCCGAGCGGCAGGCCATGGGCATCGAGCCCCTGCCTGACAGCCTGGATGCGGCGCTCAAGGTCATGGAAAAGTCGGACTTCGTGGCCCAGGTGCTGGGCGAGCAGACCTTCGAGTACTTCCTGCGCAACAAGCACAGGGAGTGGGCCGGGTACAGTCGTCAGGTCACCCCCTACGAGCTGGCCTACTACCTGCCCAGGCTTTGA
- the hrpA gene encoding ATP-dependent RNA helicase HrpA, whose translation MRFDYPAELPISAAKEDIVHAVQSSQVVIVSGQTGSGKTTQIPKILLEMGRGDHGHQIVHTQPRRIAARTVAERIASETGTRLGDQIGYQVRFTDKSSRSTRLRVVTDGILLAQIQGDPQLRAYDTIIIDEAHERSLNIDFLLGYLTALLPRRPDLKLIITSATIDSVKFRDHFAKALHTQVPVLEVSGRTYPVQTLYEPAGSAPALMRHVPGFDSEDGQDREDPDIPKAVARACAELVIHSTHVDGPRDILVFAAGERDIREYETALRRHFGPRTSDMRRADALEIIPLFARLSAKEQHRVFERHGHQRIVIATNVAETSLTVPGIRYVVDPGLARISRYSKSAKVQRLPIEPISQASADQRAGRCGRVADGIAIRLYAKDDYDTRPKFTDPEILRTSLGSVILHMLSVGVAHTAEDVTDFGFIDPPDTRAVSDGLRELTELQAISRQQGLIRLTNLGRRLARIPIDIRLGRMILQAGQDATPDTLAAVLVIVAFLSLQDPRERPEEKREEADRIHARYEDPSSDFLTALNIWNRFFPQDKEPSNSALRKACKQEYMAFLRMRQWHDLYRQLAQMCRGLHMKVGSPVPVKGPDQALLALPIGQQAAHALVCSWDDQGIHRSMLAGLLSSLGMQVVHEPKASDFAGLHGAARAKAMKRAHRQAKNDYQGARGTHFAIFPGSALSKVNPPWIMAAELVETSRLWARCCAAIDPAWAESLAKSLTRTTYAEPHWSASRGAAVATSKVLLYGLPIVRDRTVQWARINPAQARDMLIRQGLVQGEVRERFPHDGFVQANRQVLSEAGERTSRTRQITGTVTEEDLYDFYQERIPQEATSLAALGSWWRKHHDADPHLLDFDPDKVERLNDQSASYRPGDYPDHWHTLGIDGRPMDLPLTYRYQPGEPDDGITVHIPLHCLNQLTPGQFSWTVPGLLDDLITATIKSLPKALRVQFVPAPDAARTIRAWIDGHYPLLPGADPVSADRATYGSADRPADEDGSNAEAIPAGGWPDFEQAFTTAAIDTVGAQLHPEVFTQARLERLPDYLRPTFQVEEDRRQGHGSGHKGRSHPKVLGRSKSLTDLQRDLAGQARQSARSRVDSQASKAARQGQVVKSADLLHQSGATTKPREELIWQAALDKLHLPAQRISSRWLSREALMLASAPYPDTSALAEDLQMATVKRLIPHTEAITDDRTLQEAVAGVSQVYEDTVYQVAKDVVAILETSAQVDKAVSGPADLPLLSVLQWIRQHSANLVAKGFIGADPPYALPRLRTYLKADLMRLNKARRDKDRDVRWAWQAQTAQDLVDQATKTAQSLPAGPGRDQAMDRAQRGRWMMEEYFVSIWAQELGTAIPVSLQRIRKALEGKP comes from the coding sequence ATGAGGTTCGATTATCCCGCCGAGCTCCCCATCAGCGCGGCCAAGGAGGACATCGTCCATGCCGTGCAGTCCTCCCAGGTGGTCATCGTCTCAGGCCAGACCGGCTCGGGCAAGACCACCCAGATTCCCAAGATCCTTTTGGAGATGGGCCGGGGCGACCACGGCCATCAGATCGTGCACACCCAGCCCAGGAGGATCGCCGCCAGAACCGTGGCCGAGCGCATCGCCTCGGAGACGGGCACCAGATTGGGTGATCAGATCGGCTACCAGGTGCGTTTCACCGACAAGTCCAGCCGAAGCACCCGCCTGCGGGTGGTCACCGACGGGATCCTTCTGGCACAGATTCAGGGCGATCCCCAGCTGCGGGCCTACGACACCATCATCATCGACGAGGCCCACGAGCGCAGCCTGAACATCGACTTTCTGCTGGGGTATCTGACCGCCTTGCTGCCCAGACGGCCCGATCTGAAGCTGATCATCACCTCGGCCACCATCGATTCGGTCAAGTTCCGCGACCACTTCGCCAAGGCCCTGCACACCCAGGTGCCCGTGCTGGAGGTCTCCGGCCGTACCTATCCGGTCCAGACCCTCTACGAGCCCGCCGGATCGGCACCGGCCCTGATGCGGCACGTCCCCGGGTTCGACTCCGAGGATGGACAGGACAGGGAGGATCCGGACATCCCCAAGGCAGTGGCCCGGGCCTGCGCCGAGCTGGTCATCCATTCCACCCATGTGGACGGCCCCAGGGACATCCTGGTCTTCGCTGCCGGCGAGCGCGACATCCGCGAGTACGAGACCGCCCTGCGCCGCCACTTCGGCCCGCGAACCTCCGACATGCGCCGCGCGGACGCCCTGGAGATCATCCCGCTCTTCGCCCGCCTGTCGGCCAAGGAGCAGCACCGGGTCTTCGAACGCCACGGGCATCAGCGCATCGTCATCGCCACCAACGTGGCCGAAACCTCCCTGACGGTTCCAGGTATCCGTTACGTGGTGGACCCGGGACTGGCCAGGATCAGCCGCTACTCCAAGTCGGCCAAGGTCCAGCGCCTGCCCATCGAGCCCATATCCCAGGCCTCGGCCGATCAGCGTGCGGGCCGTTGCGGACGTGTGGCCGACGGCATCGCCATCCGCCTCTATGCGAAAGACGACTATGACACCCGTCCCAAGTTCACCGACCCGGAGATCCTGCGCACCTCCCTGGGTTCGGTCATCCTGCACATGCTCTCGGTGGGCGTGGCCCATACGGCCGAGGACGTCACTGACTTCGGCTTCATCGATCCGCCCGACACACGTGCAGTCAGCGACGGCCTGCGGGAGCTGACCGAGCTGCAGGCCATCTCCCGCCAGCAGGGCCTCATCCGGCTGACCAATCTGGGACGACGGCTGGCCAGAATCCCCATCGACATCCGTCTGGGCAGAATGATTCTGCAGGCCGGTCAGGATGCCACCCCGGACACCCTGGCCGCCGTTCTGGTAATCGTGGCCTTCCTCTCCCTGCAGGACCCTCGCGAGCGCCCGGAGGAGAAACGCGAGGAGGCAGATCGAATACATGCTCGTTACGAGGACCCATCCAGCGACTTCTTGACGGCCCTGAACATCTGGAACCGCTTCTTTCCGCAGGACAAGGAGCCCTCCAACAGTGCCCTGCGCAAGGCCTGCAAACAGGAGTACATGGCCTTCCTGCGTATGCGACAGTGGCATGACCTCTACCGGCAGCTGGCTCAGATGTGTCGGGGCCTACACATGAAGGTGGGCTCCCCTGTCCCCGTCAAGGGACCGGATCAGGCTCTGCTGGCCTTGCCTATTGGGCAGCAGGCGGCCCATGCCCTGGTCTGCTCCTGGGACGATCAAGGCATCCACCGGTCCATGCTGGCCGGCCTGCTCTCCAGTCTGGGAATGCAGGTGGTCCACGAACCCAAGGCCTCCGATTTCGCCGGCCTGCATGGCGCGGCACGGGCCAAGGCCATGAAGCGGGCGCACCGGCAGGCCAAGAACGACTACCAGGGGGCGCGTGGCACGCACTTCGCCATCTTCCCCGGCTCTGCGCTCTCCAAAGTCAATCCGCCCTGGATCATGGCCGCCGAGCTGGTGGAGACCTCCCGGCTCTGGGCTCGCTGCTGCGCAGCCATCGACCCAGCCTGGGCCGAATCCCTGGCCAAGTCCCTGACCAGAACCACTTATGCCGAACCTCACTGGTCGGCCTCCCGTGGTGCCGCGGTGGCAACCTCCAAGGTCCTGCTCTACGGCCTGCCCATCGTGCGCGACAGGACGGTCCAGTGGGCCCGGATCAACCCCGCCCAGGCCCGGGACATGCTGATACGCCAGGGCCTGGTCCAGGGCGAGGTGCGCGAGCGCTTCCCGCATGACGGCTTCGTCCAGGCCAACCGGCAGGTGCTCAGCGAGGCCGGCGAGCGGACCAGCAGGACCCGCCAGATTACTGGCACCGTCACCGAGGAGGACCTCTACGATTTCTACCAGGAGCGCATTCCCCAGGAAGCCACATCCCTGGCCGCGCTGGGCTCTTGGTGGCGGAAGCACCACGATGCGGACCCACATCTGCTGGACTTCGACCCCGACAAGGTGGAGCGCCTGAACGACCAGTCCGCCTCCTACCGACCCGGGGACTACCCCGACCACTGGCACACACTGGGCATCGACGGACGGCCCATGGATCTGCCCCTGACCTATCGTTATCAGCCGGGAGAGCCAGACGACGGCATCACGGTCCACATCCCACTGCACTGCCTGAACCAGCTGACACCCGGGCAGTTCAGCTGGACCGTGCCGGGCCTCCTGGACGACCTGATCACAGCCACCATCAAGTCCCTGCCCAAGGCACTGAGGGTCCAGTTCGTCCCCGCCCCTGACGCCGCCCGGACAATCCGCGCTTGGATAGACGGCCACTATCCCCTGCTGCCCGGCGCCGACCCTGTGTCGGCGGACCGGGCCACCTACGGGTCAGCGGACCGGCCTGCGGACGAAGATGGCAGCAATGCCGAAGCCATTCCCGCCGGGGGCTGGCCGGACTTCGAGCAGGCCTTCACCACCGCAGCCATAGACACGGTCGGAGCCCAGCTGCACCCGGAAGTCTTCACCCAGGCCAGGCTGGAACGACTGCCAGACTACCTGCGGCCCACCTTCCAGGTGGAGGAGGATCGACGCCAGGGCCACGGCAGTGGCCACAAGGGCCGGAGCCACCCCAAGGTCCTGGGCCGGTCCAAGTCCCTGACCGACCTGCAGCGCGACCTGGCCGGACAGGCCCGGCAGTCGGCCCGGTCCCGGGTGGACTCCCAGGCCAGCAAGGCCGCCCGACAGGGCCAGGTGGTCAAAAGCGCCGACCTGCTCCATCAGTCCGGCGCCACCACCAAACCGCGCGAGGAACTGATCTGGCAGGCTGCCTTGGACAAGCTCCATCTGCCTGCCCAGAGGATCTCCTCGCGTTGGCTCAGCCGAGAGGCCCTGATGCTGGCCTCAGCCCCCTACCCGGACACCTCCGCCCTGGCCGAGGACCTGCAGATGGCCACTGTAAAGCGCCTGATCCCCCACACCGAAGCCATCACCGACGACCGGACCCTGCAGGAGGCTGTAGCCGGCGTCAGCCAGGTCTACGAGGACACCGTGTATCAGGTGGCCAAGGATGTTGTCGCTATTCTGGAGACTTCGGCCCAGGTGGACAAGGCCGTGTCCGGCCCGGCCGATCTTCCCCTGCTCTCGGTTCTGCAGTGGATACGCCAGCATTCGGCCAATCTTGTGGCCAAGGGCTTCATCGGCGCCGACCCGCCCTATGCCCTCCCCCGCCTGCGCACATATCTGAAGGCGGACCTGATGCGGCTGAACAAGGCCCGCAGGGACAAGGACCGTGACGTACGATGGGCATGGCAGGCGCAGACCGCCCAGGATCTGGTGGACCAGGCGACCAAGACGGCCCAGTCTCTGCCCGCCGGTCCAGGACGAGACCAGGCCATGGACCGTGCACAAAGGGGACGTTGGATGATGGAGGAGTACTTCGTCTCCATCTGGGCCCAGGAGCTGGGGACGGCCATCCCTGTCAGCCTGCAAAGAATCAGGAAGGCGCTGGAAGGAAAACCATGA
- a CDS encoding methyltransferase translates to MDMTHRDHGSSRGQSSRTGMDGGEQYFVARPASPDLRRTIQVELAGRTCQVEVSHGVFSSGRLDLGTSVLLKRVPQPPAEGDFLDLGCGWGPIALSMAMQSPKANVYAVDTNLRALDLTARNAKSQGLDRVRTLAPEQVPDDLRYDLIWSNPPIRVGKPALHDLLMTYLPRLKSQGRAYLVVQRNLGADSLIPWLAEALGSGWTAEKHASAKGYRIIKVGRA, encoded by the coding sequence ATGGACATGACGCACAGGGACCATGGCAGCAGCCGGGGGCAATCCTCCAGGACCGGGATGGACGGAGGCGAACAGTACTTTGTAGCCCGTCCGGCCTCCCCCGACCTCCGGCGGACCATCCAGGTCGAACTGGCCGGCCGCACCTGCCAGGTGGAGGTCTCCCACGGGGTCTTCTCATCGGGCAGGCTTGATCTGGGCACATCGGTCCTGCTCAAACGTGTTCCCCAGCCACCGGCAGAAGGCGACTTTCTGGACCTGGGCTGCGGATGGGGTCCCATCGCCCTGAGCATGGCCATGCAATCGCCCAAGGCCAACGTCTACGCTGTGGACACCAACCTGCGGGCCCTGGATCTGACTGCCCGGAACGCCAAATCCCAGGGCCTTGACAGGGTGCGCACGCTGGCCCCGGAGCAGGTGCCGGACGATCTGCGCTATGACCTGATCTGGTCAAATCCGCCCATCCGGGTGGGCAAGCCGGCACTGCACGACCTGCTGATGACCTACTTGCCCAGGTTGAAGTCCCAGGGCCGGGCCTACCTGGTGGTCCAGCGCAACCTGGGCGCTGACTCCTTGATTCCCTGGCTGGCTGAGGCTCTTGGCTCCGGCTGGACGGCGGAGAAGCATGCCTCGGCCAAGGGCTACCGGATCATCAAGGTGGGCCGGGCATGA
- the hflX gene encoding GTPase HflX: MTGSQGRAGQDQEWEERSRRNAFRHVEGLGELQDVTEVEYRKVRLERVVLVGVWSGSRTTVGQAEESLRELAALARTAGAEVLDGLLQQRVKPDPATYLGSGKARELADIVARLGADTIITDDDLHPSQRRALEDVTKVKVVDRTALILDIFAQHATSREGKAQVELAQLEYMLPRLRGWGGSLSRQAGGQAAGQAGGIGSRGPGETKIETDRRVIRRRISRLKRQIAQMAPSRQVKRGSRRRYQLPAVAVVGYTNAGKSSLTNRLTGSEELVENALFATLDTAVRRTKAADGRLYVYVDTVGFVRRLPTQLVEAFKSTLEEVGQSDLILHVVDGSHPDPFGQIRAVDAVLADIPGAESIPRLLVFNKVDLIDKDARQRLANLEPEAFLVSAKEGQGLESLRKRVEELLPAPAVHVQAILSYTSGSLLEQVRQMGRVESLEYRADGVALSADVDDRLAAAVLDQAIDQKPLQASAGDTP; encoded by the coding sequence CTGACCGGCAGTCAAGGGCGGGCCGGGCAGGACCAGGAGTGGGAGGAGCGCAGCCGGCGCAATGCCTTCCGCCATGTCGAGGGGCTGGGTGAGCTCCAGGACGTGACCGAGGTGGAGTACCGCAAGGTCCGTCTGGAGCGGGTGGTCCTGGTTGGTGTCTGGTCGGGTTCGAGGACCACGGTCGGCCAGGCCGAGGAGTCCCTGCGAGAGCTGGCCGCCCTGGCACGGACCGCCGGGGCTGAGGTCTTGGATGGGCTGCTTCAACAACGGGTCAAGCCGGATCCAGCCACCTACCTGGGTTCGGGCAAGGCGCGGGAGCTGGCAGATATCGTGGCCCGGCTGGGCGCCGACACCATCATCACCGATGACGACCTGCATCCCTCCCAGCGACGTGCGCTTGAGGATGTCACCAAGGTCAAGGTGGTTGACAGGACGGCCCTGATTCTGGACATCTTCGCCCAGCACGCCACCAGCCGCGAGGGCAAGGCACAGGTGGAGCTGGCCCAACTGGAGTACATGCTGCCCAGGCTGCGCGGCTGGGGCGGGTCGCTCTCCCGACAGGCTGGTGGTCAGGCTGCAGGACAGGCTGGCGGCATAGGCTCCCGCGGCCCGGGCGAGACCAAGATCGAGACCGACCGTCGGGTCATCAGGCGGCGGATTTCCCGGCTGAAGCGCCAGATCGCCCAGATGGCCCCCTCGCGCCAGGTCAAGCGTGGGTCACGGCGGCGCTACCAGCTCCCGGCCGTGGCCGTGGTGGGGTACACCAACGCCGGCAAGTCCTCGCTGACCAACCGGCTGACCGGATCCGAAGAATTGGTGGAGAACGCCCTCTTCGCGACCCTGGACACGGCGGTCAGGCGGACCAAGGCGGCAGATGGTCGGCTCTACGTCTATGTGGACACGGTCGGGTTCGTCCGCCGCCTGCCCACCCAGCTGGTGGAGGCCTTCAAATCCACCCTGGAGGAGGTTGGGCAGTCCGATCTGATTCTCCATGTGGTGGATGGCTCCCACCCCGATCCCTTCGGGCAGATCAGGGCTGTGGACGCTGTGCTGGCAGACATCCCCGGCGCCGAGTCCATTCCCCGTCTGCTGGTCTTCAACAAGGTGGATCTGATCGATAAGGACGCCCGGCAGCGGCTTGCCAACCTTGAGCCTGAAGCCTTCCTGGTTTCGGCCAAGGAGGGTCAGGGTTTGGAGTCCCTGCGCAAGCGGGTGGAGGAGCTGCTGCCCGCTCCCGCCGTGCATGTCCAGGCCATACTGTCCTACACCAGTGGCTCCCTGCTGGAGCAGGTACGGCAGATGGGACGGGTGGAGTCATTGGAATATCGGGCCGACGGGGTTGCGCTGAGCGCTGATGTGGACGACCGGCTGGCGGCCGCCGTGCTTGACCAGGCCATTGACCAGAAGCCCTTGCAGGCTTCAGCGGGTGACACGCCATAG
- a CDS encoding L-lactate dehydrogenase, whose amino-acid sequence MAESSIKPTKLAIVGAGAVGSTLAFSAAQRGVAREIVLEDINARRVEAEVRDMQHGSSFYPTVTIDGSDDPQICADADMVVITAGARQKPGQTRLDLAGATINMMKSIIPQMVEVAPNAIFLLITNPVDIVTRVSLELSGLPVNQMFGSGTNLDSARLRYLIGQQTGVNVKNVHAYIAGEHGDSEVPLWSSATIGGVPMCDWMELPGHEPLDAAKREEIHQEVKNAAYQIIEGKGATNFAIAMSGVDIIESILNGTDRILPVSSLLEDFHGISDVCMSVPSVLNREGVNTHINTPLSDGELAALKRSAETLKETASKFGF is encoded by the coding sequence ATGGCGGAATCATCAATCAAGCCAACCAAGCTAGCAATCGTGGGAGCTGGAGCCGTGGGGTCGACTCTGGCCTTTTCGGCGGCCCAGCGCGGCGTGGCTCGAGAGATTGTTCTTGAGGATATCAACGCCCGGCGTGTTGAGGCCGAGGTCCGCGACATGCAGCACGGATCCAGCTTCTATCCCACGGTCACCATCGATGGCTCGGACGATCCGCAGATCTGCGCCGACGCCGACATGGTGGTCATCACGGCCGGAGCAAGGCAGAAGCCGGGGCAGACTCGGCTTGACCTGGCCGGTGCCACCATCAACATGATGAAGTCCATCATCCCGCAGATGGTCGAGGTGGCCCCCAATGCCATCTTCCTGCTGATTACCAACCCCGTCGACATCGTCACCCGAGTCTCCCTGGAGCTGTCCGGACTGCCGGTCAACCAGATGTTCGGTTCGGGCACCAACCTGGACTCCGCCCGTCTGCGCTACCTGATCGGCCAGCAGACCGGAGTCAATGTCAAGAACGTCCATGCCTACATCGCCGGCGAGCACGGGGACTCCGAGGTCCCGCTCTGGAGCTCGGCCACCATCGGCGGTGTGCCCATGTGCGACTGGATGGAGCTGCCCGGCCATGAGCCCCTGGACGCGGCCAAGCGCGAGGAGATACACCAGGAGGTGAAGAACGCCGCCTACCAGATCATCGAGGGCAAGGGGGCGACCAACTTCGCCATCGCCATGTCCGGCGTGGACATCATCGAGTCCATCCTGAACGGCACCGACCGGATCCTGCCGGTCAGCTCCCTCCTGGAGGACTTCCATGGCATCTCCGACGTGTGCATGTCGGTGCCCAGCGTGCTCAACCGCGAGGGGGTCAACACCCACATCAACACCCCGCTGAGCGACGGCGAGCTGGCTGCTCTGAAGCGTTCCGCCGAGACCTTGAAGGAGACGGCAAGCAAGTTCGGCTTCTGA
- a CDS encoding cation diffusion facilitator family transporter, with the protein MSAHESGVQGGGSAHRRQLLTTLALSGSVFVAEVVGALVTRSLALLVDAGHMMTDMAVLIASTVTAVLMERRPTNRRTWGWSRLEVITAAGGALVLLAIGIYAIVEAVMRLWSPGRDQVHQQGLLLFFGILGLAANVGSILVLASGHKDNLNMRAAFLEVVNDALGSVAVLVSAAVMMVTGWAGFDAVAGGLIALLMIPRAIKLLASSISVLLEETPADLDMAKVRKHLEGVPGVLEVHDLHANSVSTGLPQLTAHVIVRQGTSAVENERILTSMQSCLRNHFPVSVEHTTFQIEPQGHRDSSGEHLDM; encoded by the coding sequence ATGAGCGCTCATGAAAGTGGTGTCCAGGGTGGCGGATCCGCCCATCGTCGACAGTTGCTGACGACTTTGGCTCTGTCGGGGTCGGTCTTCGTGGCCGAAGTCGTTGGCGCCTTGGTCACCCGCAGCCTGGCCCTGCTGGTCGATGCCGGGCACATGATGACCGACATGGCTGTACTAATCGCCTCCACGGTCACTGCGGTGTTGATGGAGCGCCGCCCCACAAACCGGCGAACCTGGGGCTGGTCCCGTCTGGAGGTCATCACGGCGGCTGGCGGGGCTCTGGTACTGCTGGCTATAGGCATCTACGCCATTGTGGAAGCAGTCATGCGGCTCTGGTCGCCCGGACGGGACCAAGTCCATCAGCAGGGGCTGCTGCTCTTCTTCGGCATCTTGGGCCTGGCTGCCAATGTTGGGTCCATCCTGGTCCTGGCCTCCGGCCATAAGGACAACCTGAACATGCGTGCCGCTTTTCTCGAAGTGGTCAATGACGCATTGGGATCGGTGGCGGTCCTGGTATCAGCCGCGGTCATGATGGTCACAGGCTGGGCCGGGTTCGATGCCGTGGCGGGAGGCCTGATTGCCCTGCTGATGATTCCCCGCGCGATCAAACTGCTGGCCAGCAGCATCTCTGTACTTCTTGAGGAGACACCGGCGGACCTCGACATGGCCAAGGTCAGGAAGCATCTGGAGGGTGTGCCCGGCGTACTTGAGGTTCATGACCTGCATGCCAACAGCGTCTCCACTGGTCTGCCGCAGCTGACGGCACACGTGATTGTGCGTCAGGGCACCTCGGCCGTCGAAAACGAACGAATTCTGACCAGCATGCAAAGCTGTCTGCGCAATCATTTCCCTGTCTCGGTCGAACACACGACCTTTCAGATAGAACCGCAGGGGCATCGGGACAGCAGCGGCGAGCATTTGGACATGTAG